A single Brassica rapa cultivar Chiifu-401-42 chromosome A04, CAAS_Brap_v3.01, whole genome shotgun sequence DNA region contains:
- the LOC103863251 gene encoding uncharacterized protein LOC103863251, whose translation MGWLSFLNLLKEVVGMFNESRKLFLKNKKLMFSVLVFSLLLNGLVYLFNILTITLEITNLTQHLKLLPTMDPSSAEYIALLMEVFAEFGLFFVSSDIFGVFYFIINLLSVLVIVHASALTYNDENVNFKDFVVLSLKSWKGPLVTYFYICLFSLGYWLFFVTILFPLLFLSTASLISFAAVTCVLLVLFALFASYLAIVWYLSLVVSVLDETYGIQALGEAVKIAKGMKPKLFLLNLFFGLLIFGLAQIETLVSLVMSTFVVMFLLMTYTVAFFQCKGHHGQDVESLRDAEYTTLPTTSLMGALP comes from the coding sequence ATGGGTTGGCTTTCGTTTTTGAATCTTCTAAAGGAAGTTGTGGGTATGTTCAACGAATCCCGCAAACTCTTTCTCAAGAACAAGAAGTTGATGTTCTCTGTCTTGGTATTTTCTCTCTTGCTCAATGGTTTAGTTTACTTGTTCAACATCCTTACCATTACACTCGAGATAACAAACTTGACTCAACATTTAAAGTTGTTACCTACGATGGATCCAAGCAGTGCGGAATACATAGCCCTACTTATGGAAGTTTTTGCAGAATTTGGcctattttttgtttcttcagacATCTTTGGCGTTTTCTATTTCATCATCAACCTTTTATCCGTTCTAGTCATCGTCCACGCTTCGGCTCTTACTTATAATGATGAGAACGTCAACTTCAAAGATTTTGTGGTTCTGTCCCTTAAATCTTGGAAGGGACCTCTAGTGACCTATTTCTACATTTGTCTCTTCAGTCTTGGCTATTGGTTGTTCTTCGTTACAATACTTTTCCCTCTCCTTTTCTTAAGTACTGCTTCATTGATTTCCTTCGCAGCCGTGACCTGCGTTTTGCTTGTTCTGTTCGCATTGTTTGCGTCCTATCTAGCTATCGTCTGGTACCTATCTCTGGTCGTATCGGTACTCGACGAAACTTATGGGATACAAGCGTTGGGGGAAGCTGTAAAGATTGCTAAAGGGATGAAGCCAAAACTATTCCTCTTGAATCTTTTCTTCGGTTTATTGATCTTCGGTTTAGCTCAGATCGAGACTCTAGTGAGTCTAGTGATGTCAACATTTGTGGTGATGTTTCTACTTATGACTTACACCGTTGCATTTTTTCAATGTAAGGGCCACCACGGCCAAGACGTTGAGTCGCTGAGGGATGCTGAATATACGACACTACCAACTACTTCGCTTATGGGAGCATTGCCTTGA